One Synechocystis sp. LKSZ1 genomic window, ATTCTCACCAAGAACGTCACATCTCCAGAGGTGAGGGTCTGGATCTCAGTGGCGATGGGCTCTAGGGCCCCACAGGCTAGGGCCCTTTGGGTCTGCTCACAAACCCGTGCCCAAAGCGTCTCCGGGGATAAGAGGAAATTAGTTGGCGCCATGGCTAGGGGAGTCAACCTGGAGGATGACCTCATTATTATTTAACTGAAGGTTACGCAAATTGAGCTGGCCCATGGGCAAGGCCAAACCCTTTTGGAGTCGTTCGGGGGGGATCTGCAATTGCTGAGCCATCTCGGCTAGGGTAAAACGGAGTTGGCCAACTTTAATGGTGCTATCTACCGGTAGGATAAGGGTATTTTGTTGCACCTGGGGCTTACCTGCAATACCGAGATAGAGGTCTTGGGTTTGCAGTTGAGGAAATTGCTGGCGGAGCTTTTCGAGCAGGGCCTGTTCCCGTGGCCCGAGGTTCAAACCTTGCAAAGATTGGGGGCTAATGACGGTTCCCACTTCCAGTTGATCGGCTTTAACCTGGGTCTTGAGCTGGGGCAGGAGGGCTGTGGGGAGGTGGCGGGGGGCTGAGATTTGCGCTAACTCGGCTTGAAGGACTTGATTCAGTTCCTGGGGCTTCAAGCGGATATCCAGTTGGGTCGGGACAGAGCCTGGGTTCTGAGACGATTGTTCCTTCGCGGCTTGGAGTTTTTGCTGGAGCAGGGTCTCGGGATTGATCGGACTAGCTAGGCTACTGGGAAGGGCCATCTCCCGCTGGTACCAATCCGGGATCGTCGTGGCCTGTCGCCAAAAATAATAGATGATAGCGGCGCTGACGAGGAGTAGCCCCCCAGCTAAAAGCAATAGTTTTTTCCCCATGGCATCCCTACCAAAGATTTTCGCAGTACTCCGCTAGGTCAGAATCTCCGAGGGGCTAGAGGAGAGCACTGAATGCGGCCGAGCCCCTCGGAGATTGAAAAGAGAGGTAAGACTACAGAACTCCTGTGCTAGCTAGCCCAAGTACCATGCCTGCACCGAGGATATGGCCGAAGCTCATGGTAGCGAGTAATTCCGGCAGGCCAAAGGTTTTTTTCGAAGCCAGTTGGGGCAAGGGTAGGCCCGTTCCTTGACCCGTTTTTTGAATGGCAAAATAGCCAATGACGAAGGCAAACAGATTGCAAAAACTCATGATCAGGCCAATGGACAGGCTCCACTGCGCAGTGGTCGGGGTCACTTGGGCCAGCAAGAAGAGGCTAGACATTGTTGAGCGTTCTCCTAATTAAGTATTGTTTTCAAAAAGAGTTGAATCATCCCAAATTATAGGGAGCCTCTTTCCAAAACCCGATCTTTTGTGGCAATACTTAACATTGCCAATACCCTGTCTAGGCTGGTTTCAGACCATAGAGCAAAATCGTAAACAAGGGGGTTAATAAAGCTAACATGATCGTCAAAGGTGCACCCACGCGGGTAAAGTCAAAGAACTTATAGCCCCCTGGCCCGTAAACCATGGTGTTCGTCTGATAGCCAATGGGGGTCATGTAGCTATTGGAGGCGGCAAAGGTGACCACAAACATAAAAGCCAGGGGATTGAGGGCCAGGCTTTTCGCCACTTCAAAGGCAATGGGCAACATCAACACCACTGTGGCATTGTTCGACAAAATTTCCGTCAACAGGGCCGTCGCCGCGTAGAAGAGCAAAAGAATCCAGTAGCCGGAGAGATGACCACCGAAACTGACCAGGCCCTCCGCCAGCCAGCGGGTCGTCCCCGAATTGTCCATGGCCGTTCCCAGCGGAATTAGGCCCGCCAGCAGAAAAATAATGTCCCAACGAATGGCCCCGTAAACTTCTCCGGGTTTAAGGCAACCCGTGATCACCATCAACAACACCCCCATTAAACTGCTGACCAGGATCGGCATCCAATCAACGGCCGCTACGACCACCACGGCAACAATAATAGCCAGAGCAATCCAAGCCTTTTCTAAACGTAGATTTTCCCAACTTTTCTCTTCTAAAACCAATAGTTCCCGCGTTGTTTGTAAGCCTAAAAAGCTTTCCTTAGGGCCTTGTACCAGCAGCAGATCCCCAAATTTGAGTTTGACCTTCCCCAGTCGTTGCCGCAGAATTTCTTCTCCCCGTCGGACGGCAATCACCGTGGCATTGTAGCGTTGGCGAAAGCGCAGTTCCTTGAGAGTCGAGCCGATTAAACGGGAGTTGGAAAGAATAAGTACCTCGGCAATTTTTTCCTCTCCTTCCTTGAGGGTTTCTTCAATATCGGCTTCGGAAAATTTAATATCCGCCAAAATTTCGATGCCACGCTCCGCCTTAATTTTTAAAAGATCATCCCGACTTCCTCGAACAATGAGAATATCTCCCAAAGAAAGTACTTTATCCGCTAGGGGTTGGGGAAAATGGGTCTCATTGTGAATAATTTCCAGTACATCAATGTCAAATTTTCGCTGAATTTCACTCTGCCGCAGGGTTTGGCCAATCAGACTAGAACGGGGTGGAATAATAATTTCACTAACGTAATCCTTCAGTTGGTACTCTTCAGTAATTTTGCCAACAACAGCGGGTTTACGGTCAGGTAAGAGCCGGGGGGCCAGGCAAACCAAGTACAGCAAACCCAAACCAAAGGTGAGCAGGCCAAGGGGCGTAAATTGAAACAGACTGAATTCCTGGCCTGTGAGTTTTTTGGCCAGACCGCTGGCCAAAATATTGGTCGAAGTACCAATGACAGTAATCATGCCCCCCAAAACCGTGGCGTAGGATAGGGGAATCATTAGCTTGGAGACAGAAATCTTCCGTTGCCGGGCCCATTCCTCCACAATTGGCAAAAAGACCGCCACCACCGCTGTATTGTTGATAAACGCTGTAATTGGCCCCACCACTAGGCCCAATACCATAATTTGTTGCCCGGCGCTTTTGCCACCCCAACGCACCAAAAAATCCCGCACAATTTGGATAATCCCTGTTCGGGTGATGCCGTAACTGAGGATAAACATAGCCATTACGGTAATGGTGGCAGAATTGCCAAAACCGGCAATGCCTTCCTCTGGACTCACCAGACCCAAGACGATTAGCACCACCGTCACCAAAAGGGCTGTGAGGTCAATGGGCAACCATTCCCCTACAAACATGACCAGAGCGCATCCAATCACCACGAGGGTCAAGAGGATTTGGTGGGAATTGAGCCAGCTTTGTACAAGGGTCATCACAGTATCGTTATCCAGTATTCCTACCAGAATAGCGGATATTATCCCCTGTATTCTCTCCTGACTGAAAACAAAAAATTCTCCCCGCAGGAAGAATTCTGGAGGGCCTGGTAAAAGAAATGAAGCTTACCCAAAACGGCCAGAAACGTAGTCCCGAGTCTGCTGTTTGACTGGCTGTTCAAAGACCTGGTGAGTCGCACCAAACTCCATCATTTCCCCTAGGTACATAAAGGCGGTGTAGTCGGAGATGCGAGCGGCCTGTTGCATACTGTGGGTCACAATCAGAATCGTGACCTGTTCCCGCAGTGTCCGCATCAATTCCTCAATACTGCCGGTGGCAATGGGATCTAGGGCCGACGTGGGCTCGTCAAAGAGCACAATTTCGGGATCGGAGACGAGGGCCCGGGCAATGCAGAGACGTTGCTGTTGTCCCCCGGAAAGGTCGTAGGCTAGGCCATGGAGACGGTCTTTAACTTCATCCCACAGAGCCGCTCCCCGCAGGGCATGTTCGACTTTTTCGTCGATGATGCTGGCGGATTTAATCCCCTTGACTCGCAGGCCGTAGGCCACGTTTTCGTAAATGGATTTAGGGAAGGGATTGGGTTTCTGGAACACCATGCTAATCCGCATCCGCACTTCGATAGGATCCACCTTGCGGCTGAGAATGTTAACCCCGTCCATCATGATGCCACCTTCATAGCGGTTATTAGGATAGAGGTCATGCATGCGGTTAAAGCAACGCAGGAGGGTGGTTTTACCGCAACCAGAGGGGCCAATCAGAGCCGTTACCTGATTTTCAAAAACCTTTAAGTTAATGTGTTTAAGGGCCTGGGCCTGGCCACCGTAGTAAAAGTTCAGGTCTTGAACCTCGGCTTTGATAGCAGCCTGTTGTTTGGTGGTTTGGGATTCGGAGCGATTGTTTACCATTTGATTCCTTTACGAAAATGATAGCGGAGGTAAATAGCAAGGCCATTCATACTGAGGGTCATCACCGTTAGCACTGTCCCCGCCGCCGCTGCGTTGACCTCGAATTCAGGTTCAGGACGAGAGACCCAGTTAAACATCTGGATCGGCATCACCGTGAAGGGCGCAAAGAGCCAAGCAAAAACATTTTTGGGAAAATCCTGGAAGGGGGAATCGGGTAAGAAGGCAATAAAGGTCAAAGCCCCGATGGTGATTACCGGTGCCGTTTCACCAATCGCCCGAGACAGACCGATAATAATCCCCGTCATGATACTGCCCAGGGAGTAGGGCAAGATGTGATCCCAAATCATTTGCCATTTGCTGGCTCCCAGCGCGTAGGCAGCTTCCCGCAGGCTGGAGGGAATGGCCCGTAGGGATTCTCGGGTGGTCACAATCACGATGGGTAAAATCAGTAACGCCAGGGTCAACCCCGCGGCTAGTATGCTCTGACCAAGCTTGAATTGGTAAACAAACAGGCCTAGGGCCAAGAGACCATAGACAATGGAAGGAACCCCGGCTAGGTTGGTGACATTAATTTCAATCACATCCGCTAGCCAGTTCTTACGAGCGTACTCCTCCAGATAAATCCCCGAAGCAATGCCCACTGGCACGGAAATAATAGCCGTGACTGACATCACTAAAATCGTGCCGACCCAGGCGGAGAGAATACCAGCTTCTTCAGGATTACGACTAGGAAAGTTCAGAAAAAATTGGGGAGTGAGTCGGCCAATACCCTGGAAGAACATGCCCAACACCAGGAGCAATAAAATCAGGACAGAAACGACGATAATCCCCAGGCCAGCAATGGCAAACCCTTTATTAAGGCGTTCTCGAAATTTAACGTTGGCCTGAACAGCCATCAAGGACTCAGACTGATAATTTGTCATGATTTAGCCAACATGTAGTGAAATTTTTATGGTGGAGTGTTCTTGGTTGTTTCCTTCGTCACTCAGGCAACGAATTTTGGTGTATTACACCAAGCCCAGGACATCCTAGAACCTTCCCCGGGCCTAGTAAATCTCCCGAAAACGTCGGGATAGAAAATAGCCAATAATATTTAAAATCAAGGTCATTACTAGCAGAGATAAGCCTGCCACAAAAATGGTCTGGTACTCTAAACTCCCGTGGGGTAAATCCCCGAGACTGACCTGAACGATATAGGCGGTAATCGTTGCTGCCTCACTGAAGGGGTTAAAGGTCAAGTTGGGCTGGAGACCGGCCGCTACAGCCACGATCATTGTTTCACCCACGGCTCGTGAAGCCCCAAGAATATAGGCCGAAATGACCCCCGAAAAGGCCGCTGGAAAAACTACATTTAAGGCAGTTTGTAAACGTGTGGCCCCGGTGGCATAGGAACCTTCCCGCAGATTGAGGGGCACCGCCCGCATGGCATCCTCACTAATGGAGCTAATGGACGGAATAATCATTAGGCCCATAACCAGACCGGCGCTGAGCATATTAAAACCGGGTAAATTAGGGAAAATCACCTGCAGGGCCGGCGTCACAAACAGCAGGGCAAAGTAACCGTAAACCACGGTGGGAATCGCCGCTAAAAGCTCCAGGGCCGGTTTAACCACCTCTCTAAATTTCGGGTTAGCAAATTCGCTCAAGTAGAGGGCCACAATTGTTC contains:
- the psaK gene encoding photosystem I reaction center subunit PsaK — encoded protein: MSSLFLLAQVTPTTAQWSLSIGLIMSFCNLFAFVIGYFAIQKTGQGTGLPLPQLASKKTFGLPELLATMSFGHILGAGMVLGLASTGVL
- a CDS encoding SLC13 family permease is translated as MTLVQSWLNSHQILLTLVVIGCALVMFVGEWLPIDLTALLVTVVLIVLGLVSPEEGIAGFGNSATITVMAMFILSYGITRTGIIQIVRDFLVRWGGKSAGQQIMVLGLVVGPITAFINNTAVVAVFLPIVEEWARQRKISVSKLMIPLSYATVLGGMITVIGTSTNILASGLAKKLTGQEFSLFQFTPLGLLTFGLGLLYLVCLAPRLLPDRKPAVVGKITEEYQLKDYVSEIIIPPRSSLIGQTLRQSEIQRKFDIDVLEIIHNETHFPQPLADKVLSLGDILIVRGSRDDLLKIKAERGIEILADIKFSEADIEETLKEGEEKIAEVLILSNSRLIGSTLKELRFRQRYNATVIAVRRGEEILRQRLGKVKLKFGDLLLVQGPKESFLGLQTTRELLVLEEKSWENLRLEKAWIALAIIVAVVVVAAVDWMPILVSSLMGVLLMVITGCLKPGEVYGAIRWDIIFLLAGLIPLGTAMDNSGTTRWLAEGLVSFGGHLSGYWILLLFYAATALLTEILSNNATVVLMLPIAFEVAKSLALNPLAFMFVVTFAASNSYMTPIGYQTNTMVYGPGGYKFFDFTRVGAPLTIMLALLTPLFTILLYGLKPA
- the pstB gene encoding phosphate ABC transporter ATP-binding protein PstB; protein product: MVNNRSESQTTKQQAAIKAEVQDLNFYYGGQAQALKHINLKVFENQVTALIGPSGCGKTTLLRCFNRMHDLYPNNRYEGGIMMDGVNILSRKVDPIEVRMRISMVFQKPNPFPKSIYENVAYGLRVKGIKSASIIDEKVEHALRGAALWDEVKDRLHGLAYDLSGGQQQRLCIARALVSDPEIVLFDEPTSALDPIATGSIEELMRTLREQVTILIVTHSMQQAARISDYTAFMYLGEMMEFGATHQVFEQPVKQQTRDYVSGRFG
- the pstA gene encoding phosphate ABC transporter permease PstA, with product MTNYQSESLMAVQANVKFRERLNKGFAIAGLGIIVVSVLILLLLVLGMFFQGIGRLTPQFFLNFPSRNPEEAGILSAWVGTILVMSVTAIISVPVGIASGIYLEEYARKNWLADVIEINVTNLAGVPSIVYGLLALGLFVYQFKLGQSILAAGLTLALLILPIVIVTTRESLRAIPSSLREAAYALGASKWQMIWDHILPYSLGSIMTGIIIGLSRAIGETAPVITIGALTFIAFLPDSPFQDFPKNVFAWLFAPFTVMPIQMFNWVSRPEPEFEVNAAAAGTVLTVMTLSMNGLAIYLRYHFRKGIKW
- the pstC gene encoding phosphate ABC transporter permease subunit PstC; translation: MSETPISSSASQIYTFKQARVLRERIIAAVLFLAAFSSVATTIGIVYILLEESWQFFQQVPVLEFLTGTEWTPLFQDPQYGIWPLLSGTLTTSVVALALAVPLGTIVALYLSEFANPKFREVVKPALELLAAIPTVVYGYFALLFVTPALQVIFPNLPGFNMLSAGLVMGLMIIPSISSISEDAMRAVPLNLREGSYATGATRLQTALNVVFPAAFSGVISAYILGASRAVGETMIVAVAAGLQPNLTFNPFSEAATITAYIVQVSLGDLPHGSLEYQTIFVAGLSLLVMTLILNIIGYFLSRRFREIY